AATTACCCTGTTTTTTGGAAAGTATCTGGCAGTTTCCTTGAAGCTCACAAACACGGTCTTTGCAAATCTTGAGGCCAGACGGTTCGTGAGCCCGGGGATGAGATTCTGTTCATGGATGGCAACGGATACCCGCAATATTCTTGCTGCAAGCAGCACGGGCCCGGAGACATATCCCCCTACACCCAATACCACATGAGGCCTGAATGATTTAAGCCACAAAAAGGCCCTGGCAGCGGAGGAGGGAAGCCCGGCCAGAGAGCATATGGTTCCTGCAAGGCCTGAGCCCCTGAGAGGTCTTGTACTCAGGATGCGATAATCCCATTGACGCCCTGAGAGTGCATCTTTTTCCACCGGACGGCCCGTGCCTATCCACAAGACATCCACATGACCGTATATTTCCATGGCTTCAGCCACGGCTATTCCCGGAAACACATGTCCTCCCGTACCACCACCGGCTACGACCAATTTGGTGGTTTGGTGATCCGGGTTGCGGATTACGGATTGCGGATTGCGGATTGCGATGTCCATTTATTCAATCACCCAGTTCCAGGACTGCCTTCTGAAAGGCCATGCCCCGTTCTTCATAGTTCCTGAACATATCAAAGCTGGAACAGGCCGGGGAAAGGAGTACGGCATCACCCGGCTCGGCCAGGGACATAGCCTCTCTTACGGCTTTCTCCATGGTCTTTTTGCCGTCTTTTGTTCCGCGCACTTCGATAACCGGTATTACCTTGCTCAGGACCCTTTCAAATGCCCCGGCCTCCTCTCCCATGACAACCGCGCTGCGAATGCGTCCCCCTTTTGCAGTTTCTGCCAGTGATGAGTAATCTTCACCCTTGCCGCGGCCGCCGGCAATCAGCACTATTGGCTGCCCTATGGATTTAAGGGCACAGAGTACGGATGCCATATTGGTGGCCTTGGAGTCGTCATAATAGTCTATGCCTCCATATTGGGCCACCCACTGAAGCCTGTGGGGCGCGGCTTTGAAGCTGCGGACAACAGACTGCACGGCACCTGCACCTGCACCTGCCAGACGTGAAATAAGTATGGCGCAAGCCAGGTTTTGAGCGTTGTGCAGGCCCTTCAGTGACCAGCCTTCCAGATCATATTCCTCACATTTATTATCATGCCACATGACGTTGATCTTTTTCAGGGATGTGTCCAGCACTGCTCCGGGAACCCCGGGGCGCAGTCCTCCGAAGCAGAGCCTTCTGGCACGCCCTCTGTTCTTCCACTTTTCCAGTTCCTTGTCGTCCATATTGCGGATGGCCCAATCTTCAGGCCACTGGAAATCGTATATTACTGCCTTGCTCTCTCCGTAACTTCTGATGTCCCGGTAGCGGTCAAGGTGATCCGGGGCAAGATTGAGCCATGCCGCTATCCTGAACCTTGGAGGACGGAAGGGGAAGTATTTGACCCTGGGGAAGTAATCCAACTGGAAGCTGCTGATTTCAAGAACCGCAATAGTTTCACCGGTGTGTCTTTCAATGAACATAGATAATGGCTGCCCGATGTTCCCTGCCTTTACATGAGGCACACCGGCCTTTTCTAACATCTCATCCACGAGCATCGTGGTAGTGGTTTTCCCGTTTGTGCCGGTTATGCCGATTAAAGGCCCCTTCCAAAAAGATGCCGCAAGGGCCAGCTCCCCGACCACAGGTATATTGGACCTGCGTGCGGCCTCAAGGGCAGGGGTTTCATGCGGAACACCCGGGCTGACCACAATCAGATCGGATGAGAGGCAGGTCTCCACCTCATGTCTTTTCGTCTCCACCCTAACGCCGTTTTCGTCACACCAGTCTGCCAGTCCCTCGGGCCACCTGTCCAGTGGATTCAAGTCGCTGCACGTGACTTGCGCCCCCTGGGAGACGATCCATCCGGCAGCCGCCTGTCCGGATACACCCATGCCCAGTACTGTTACTTTCCTGCCTTTCAGTTCCACTCAATCACCAAATATTTACTCACCAAATCCCTTTCCTATCTCAACTTGAGAGTGCTGACTGCAACCAGCCCCAGCAATATGGAAATTATCCAGAACCTCACGATGACCTTTGGCTCTTTCCATCCCTTAAGCTCAAAGTGATGATGGACAGGTGCCATACGGAAGATCCTCCTGCCTCCTGTTGCCTTGAAGTAGAAGACCTGAAGAATTACGGATAATGCCTCAGCTACAAAGACTCCGCCCACAATTACAAGCAGCATCTCCTGCTTCGAAAGTACGGCCACTGTCCCAAGGGCGCCGCCTGCGGCAAGGGAACCTGCATCTCCCATGAAGATCTCTGCAGGATATGTATTATACCAGAGGAAACCCAGGCCCGCTCCTACCATGGCGCCACAAAACACTGCAAGCTCTCCTGCGCCGGGGACAGAAGGAATCCTGAGGTACTGGGCAATAGTCGAGTGGCCGGCCAGGTATGTAAACAAGGTATAGACCGCTGCGGCCACTATGAAGGGGCCGGCAGCCAGCCCGTCCAGCCCGTCGGTCAGATTTACGGCATTAGAGGCCCCGACGATCACAAGCAGGGCAAAAAGACCATACATGATTCCGAGATCGGGCCGGAAGTTCTTAAAAAAAGGGATGCTGAGATGTGTGTCCCACTTCCCATGTGCAGCGATTATCCATGCAGCCAAAAATACAAAGACTGCCTGGCCAAGAAGTTTCCATCTGCCCGGCAGCCCAACACTGTTCTTTTTTCTGATCTTCAGCAGGTCGTCTGCAAGGCCTATTGCGCCGTAACCGACAAGAATCAAAAGGCTTATCCACACGTAAAGATTACCGAGGTCCGCCCACAGGAGCGTAGCGATCACGATGGACCCGACGATCAATATACCCCCCATGCTCGGTGTACCGGCCTTTGCACGATGTCTTGCCGGTCCGTCGTCCCTGATGATCTGCCCCATCTGCATTGCACGCATACGTCTTATGAACCAGGGGCCGAGGAACAATATTATCGAAAGGGCAGTAACAGCCGAATATATCGTCCTGAACGTAATATAACGAAAGACGTTGAATACGGGCCACAAATCGTGGAGAGGATACAGCAGATGAAAGAACATAACCTATCCTCCTCCCAGATGCCTGATAAGGGCATCTGCTGCCTTCTCAAGGCCTACGGCCCGTGATCCCTTTACGAGTATAATTGCCGGGGAAGGCATGCAATCAAGAGCGTCTGATTCTATCCATGAAAGCAAATCCTCCGTGTCGGGGAAGATGCGGATAGCCTCTTGCGAAATACCCGCCTTTTTTGCAGCCCCGGAAACAGTATCAGCAAACCGGCCTGCTGAAACTAAAAGATCAACCCCTGTTTGGGCTGCAAGCCGTCCGAGATCCTGATGAAACTTGCGAGCGGCATTGCCGAGTTCCAGCATGTCTCCCAGGATCGCTATCTTTTTCTCGCCCCTGCTCCAGAATTCGAGGGTCTCAAGGGCCGCTCTCGCAGAACCGGGATTTGCATTATAAGAATCGTCTATCAGCCTCCATCCGGATCCAAGATTCTTCAGAAACAGACGGCCCGGAACCGGTTTCACTTCCTCAAGCCCCTGCTTTATACTGACCGGCTTCAGCCCCACTGCATGGCCTGCAGCCGCGGCTGCAACGGCATTCTGCACGTTCGCCTTACCTATGAGGGAAAGATCGACAGAGAGCCTGCTTCCCGCGATATCCAGGTCCAGCAGAGTGCCATGCTCGACCGGGGTCCAGGACAGGCAAGTGATTGCAGCTTTGAGCTTTGAGCTTTGAGCTTTGAGTTGGGGATTGGGTGTCAGAGAATAACCCACTATCCGGCACGTCAGATCTTTTGCCCCTTCAGTAACCAGTGGGTCGTCAAGGTTCATCACTGCCACACCCGTCCGGGGAAGGGCTCTCCAGAGTCCCCATTTTTCTTCGGCCACTTCTTTTATGCCCCCCAGGCCGACAAGATGGGCAGGCTGTATGGTAGTAATAAGGCCCGCTTGCGGCTGAGCGATTTCGCACAGCCGGGATATCTCTCCGGGCCGGTTCGTTCCCATCTCCAGCATTACCCAGGAGTCATCGGTTTTGGCCGAAAGCAGGCTGAGGGGAAGTCCGATAAGGTTGTTGAAATTCCCCGGGGTCTTAGCCACTTTCCATTTCTTCCCCAGGATCGAGGAAATCAGTTCTTTTGTTGTGGTCTTGCCGCAACTACCTGTAATGCCGATCACCTTGATTCCGAGGTATTCCCTGTACCATGATGCGAAGTCTCCCAGGCTCTTCAAGGTATCCTGAACTTTCAACAGGACCGGACGGGATCGAGGGCTGAAAGCCGAAAGTCCAGGGTCAGGAATCGAACTGACTACGGCACCAACGGCGCCTTTTCTTATGGCTTCGAGGACAAAGTCATGGCCGTTGAAGCGGTCCCCTGGAAGCGCCCAGAATATATTCCCTGTTCTCACCGATCTGGAATCTGTTGATACGCCATGGATTGATATGTCAGGATCACCCGAAAGGACTCGGGCTCCAATGGCCTTTGCCACCTGGGAGGCCTTTAATCGAAATCCCTGATCCTCAAGAACCTCTACTTTTGACTCTTGTCTTTTATTCCCTGAACCCTGAACCCTGAACCCTGAACCCTGAACCCTGCCTTTTGACCCAAAGGCCTCTTTCAATACCTCTCTATCGTCAAAGGCAAATCGCCCGCTGCCGATTATCTGGCATGTTTCGTGGCCCTTCCCTGCCACCAGCAGGCAGGCGCCGGGGCGCGCTCTTTCCGCCGCCCATGATATGGCGTCCCTCCTGTCCGGAATTACCTTCACTTTTGCTCTGTTTGCAGGATGATGAGGCGGAAGGTCCCTGAGGCCGTTCAACATCTGCTCGAGTATGGCAAGAGGGTCTTCAGTGCGGGGATTGTCAGAGGTCAGCACAACAATATCCGCGAGTGAAGCCGCTGCCTGCGCCATAAGAGGACGCTTACTCCGGTCCCTGTCCCCACCGCAGCCGACTACGCAAATCACGGGCCTGAATCCTAATGTAACAAGGCTGTTCAGGACACATTCAAGGGCATCAGGTGTGTGAGCATAATCTACAAAAGCAGTCACTCCATTGGGAGTGCACACAGGATCGAGTCTCCCCGGAATGCGCGTCACTGATTCTATACCGGCCTGAATATGGTCCGTATCTATCCCGAGGGCGATTGAAGCCGCTACTGCTGCAAGGATGTTATAGAGATTATAGGAACCCGTAAGCCTGGATCTGAAAGAAACAGGCCCTCTGGGCGTGACAAGCCTGCCTGTTATTCCATCAATATTGATGGACTGCGACTCAGGCCTCACCTCGGCCTCAGGACTGAGACCATAACTGATCTTTTCTTTTTGCAGAATCTCCCACAGTCGCCTTCCATGGAGGTCATCAATATTAATAATTGCCGCACCAGAGGGATGCTCCAAAAACAGTTTTGCCTTAGCCCGGAAATATCGTTCCATGTCTTGGTGATAATCCAGGTGATCGCGGCCCAGATTGGTAAAGACAGATGCGGCGAAACTGCACCCGGAGATCCTTCGCTGGTCAATGGCATGAGAAGATACCTCCAAGGCCGCCGCTTTTACTCCTTGTTCCAGCATATCTGCCAGAATCTTTTGCAGTCTTACGGCATCCGGGGTGGTGAGTTCGGAAGGTACCTCCACACCTCCATGTCTCCTGTTTATAGTCCCTATTACACCAGGGTTCAGTCCGGCTTTGCTGAAGATTCCTTCCATGAGATATGTGATCGTGGTCTTACCATTAGTGCCCGTAACGGCTACGAGGTCCATTTTTTCACTGGGGTTTCCATAAAAGGCACTTGCCAGGAGGCCGGTTGAGAGCCTGGGATCGTCAACCCCTATAACAGGAAGTGTTCCAGGTACGGATTCGATATAATAACGTCGGGCGTCCTGGCCCGGCACTAACAGGACAGCGGCTCCTTTCTCTACGGCATCACTGATAAATTGTCTTCCGTCAAATTCAGTGCCTGGAATTGCCGCGAATACGTATCCCTGCTTCACCTGCCTGGAGTCTGCGGATATGCCCGTGATTTTTACGTCATCAAGGTCCGATGGAGAAAAAACGGTGGGCCTAACAGGTCTGAGCACTCCCAACATATCCCGTAATGCCCTTTCGTTCTGCATGTTATTAGACATCACTTGCACGTTATGTTGCAGACCTTCACGCCCTTAAGGGGCATTCCTGATCTTGGTTTCTGCGCGACCACGGTCCCTGCGCCCTTGAGTTTGATAGAAAGGCCTATGGATTGCAGAATGTCCATTGCCTGTCTTGCGGATTTTCCCTTGAGGTTTGGCATCATGGATAGATCTTTTTTGGTTTCTTTGCTTTTTGCCGTTTGCCATTCGTCGTTCAAAGGTATCTGTGCCGCCTGTTTTACCACCAACAGTGCCCGGCCTAAAGTGCCCCGGCGCTTACGAGGGTCAATTTTTACGCCATCGAGAAAACCAATATAACTTACTTTGGGTGATCTGTCGGGCCAGAATCCCAGAACCGTGACCTGGGCCGGAGATCGGATGGATATTCGTCCGGCCTGTCCATTCCACCTGATGCTCGCAAGAGAAGGCCCTGACCTGACTGCGAGATTTTTCCGCGATCTGAGCATAAGCTCTTCTGTTAACCATGGGACTTTGACCTGCCTCTGGTCCTTCACGGAAGACTCGGATGGCGGGAATTCCTTACGGCCTTTCTGCAAGGCCAGGTGTGGCGTTACCAATATATTTCCATTTATCAGTGCTGAGAAGGCCCTGAGAATCTGGATCGGGCTGGCTGTAATGCCTCGGTATAGTAAGCAGTTCTGCAGCCCCGGCAGGACTGAAGACAGGCTGCCCTGACCTTCAGCCGGAAGATCAATACCTGTCGTCTGGCCAAATCCCAGACCCCAGAGATCCCTTGACAGGCCATCGTAAGAGACAAGGTCTTTCAGCTCCTGTCCAGTCCAGGGACTCCACAGGACCACACCTTCATCCAAGGTCTCCCATTTACACTTGCAGGCCGTTCGGTCTGGAGATTGGTTTTTTGATTTTGGCTGCTCACTTTGTTCAAACATCCAGCTCAAGAGAGTCACAAGGACTATTGGGTCGACATCATCCTG
Above is a genomic segment from Deltaproteobacteria bacterium containing:
- the murD gene encoding UDP-N-acetylmuramoyl-L-alanine--D-glutamate ligase; the encoded protein is MELKGRKVTVLGMGVSGQAAAGWIVSQGAQVTCSDLNPLDRWPEGLADWCDENGVRVETKRHEVETCLSSDLIVVSPGVPHETPALEAARRSNIPVVGELALAASFWKGPLIGITGTNGKTTTTMLVDEMLEKAGVPHVKAGNIGQPLSMFIERHTGETIAVLEISSFQLDYFPRVKYFPFRPPRFRIAAWLNLAPDHLDRYRDIRSYGESKAVIYDFQWPEDWAIRNMDDKELEKWKNRGRARRLCFGGLRPGVPGAVLDTSLKKINVMWHDNKCEEYDLEGWSLKGLHNAQNLACAILISRLAGAGAGAVQSVVRSFKAAPHRLQWVAQYGGIDYYDDSKATNMASVLCALKSIGQPIVLIAGGRGKGEDYSSLAETAKGGRIRSAVVMGEEAGAFERVLSKVIPVIEVRGTKDGKKTMEKAVREAMSLAEPGDAVLLSPACSSFDMFRNYEERGMAFQKAVLELGD
- a CDS encoding phospho-N-acetylmuramoyl-pentapeptide-transferase → MFFHLLYPLHDLWPVFNVFRYITFRTIYSAVTALSIILFLGPWFIRRMRAMQMGQIIRDDGPARHRAKAGTPSMGGILIVGSIVIATLLWADLGNLYVWISLLILVGYGAIGLADDLLKIRKKNSVGLPGRWKLLGQAVFVFLAAWIIAAHGKWDTHLSIPFFKNFRPDLGIMYGLFALLVIVGASNAVNLTDGLDGLAAGPFIVAAAVYTLFTYLAGHSTIAQYLRIPSVPGAGELAVFCGAMVGAGLGFLWYNTYPAEIFMGDAGSLAAGGALGTVAVLSKQEMLLVIVGGVFVAEALSVILQVFYFKATGGRRIFRMAPVHHHFELKGWKEPKVIVRFWIISILLGLVAVSTLKLR
- a CDS encoding UDP-N-acetylmuramoyl-L-alanyl-D-glutamate--2,6-diaminopimelate ligase — translated: MSNNMQNERALRDMLGVLRPVRPTVFSPSDLDDVKITGISADSRQVKQGYVFAAIPGTEFDGRQFISDAVEKGAAVLLVPGQDARRYYIESVPGTLPVIGVDDPRLSTGLLASAFYGNPSEKMDLVAVTGTNGKTTITYLMEGIFSKAGLNPGVIGTINRRHGGVEVPSELTTPDAVRLQKILADMLEQGVKAAALEVSSHAIDQRRISGCSFAASVFTNLGRDHLDYHQDMERYFRAKAKLFLEHPSGAAIINIDDLHGRRLWEILQKEKISYGLSPEAEVRPESQSINIDGITGRLVTPRGPVSFRSRLTGSYNLYNILAAVAASIALGIDTDHIQAGIESVTRIPGRLDPVCTPNGVTAFVDYAHTPDALECVLNSLVTLGFRPVICVVGCGGDRDRSKRPLMAQAAASLADIVVLTSDNPRTEDPLAILEQMLNGLRDLPPHHPANRAKVKVIPDRRDAISWAAERARPGACLLVAGKGHETCQIIGSGRFAFDDREVLKEAFGSKGRVQGSGFRVQGSGNKRQESKVEVLEDQGFRLKASQVAKAIGARVLSGDPDISIHGVSTDSRSVRTGNIFWALPGDRFNGHDFVLEAIRKGAVGAVVSSIPDPGLSAFSPRSRPVLLKVQDTLKSLGDFASWYREYLGIKVIGITGSCGKTTTKELISSILGKKWKVAKTPGNFNNLIGLPLSLLSAKTDDSWVMLEMGTNRPGEISRLCEIAQPQAGLITTIQPAHLVGLGGIKEVAEEKWGLWRALPRTGVAVMNLDDPLVTEGAKDLTCRIVGYSLTPNPQLKAQSSKLKAAITCLSWTPVEHGTLLDLDIAGSRLSVDLSLIGKANVQNAVAAAAAGHAVGLKPVSIKQGLEEVKPVPGRLFLKNLGSGWRLIDDSYNANPGSARAALETLEFWSRGEKKIAILGDMLELGNAARKFHQDLGRLAAQTGVDLLVSAGRFADTVSGAAKKAGISQEAIRIFPDTEDLLSWIESDALDCMPSPAIILVKGSRAVGLEKAADALIRHLGGG